One region of Vigna angularis cultivar LongXiaoDou No.4 chromosome 10, ASM1680809v1, whole genome shotgun sequence genomic DNA includes:
- the LOC108335380 gene encoding uncharacterized protein LOC108335380, whose amino-acid sequence MEETLVPKRPREEEEEKRKVEQKDLNFEQDHSSKRQKPYTHILSLLESEEEDSTQDLSPLITSLQQEISSNNDDFQDALLGCPTQPIDLDNLTTMDGLENEAAATSEVVVKEKEEEESEKERVMRHLLQASDDELGIPSSGDGLFQFVGEDGFNSDHGFSSLCDKMWELEDERANYYAFLQSELFLGGH is encoded by the coding sequence ATGGAGGAAACTTTGGTGCCAAAGAGGCccagagaagaagaagaagaaaaaaggaaagtGGAACAAAAAGACTTGAACTTTGAACAAGACCACTCCTCAAAGAGGCAAAAGCCATACACCCACATCCTCTCTCTTCTTGAATCAGAGGAAGAAGACTCCACACAAGATCTCTCCCCTCTCATCACATCCCTGCAACAAGAAATCTCCTCCAACAATGATGATTTCCAAGATGCCCTTTTGGGCTGCCCAACTCAACCAATTGACCTAGACAACCTCACAACAATGGATGGGTTAGAGAATGAGGCAGCAGCAACATCAGAAGTTGTTGTcaaggaaaaggaagaagaggagagtGAGAAGGAGAGGGTGATGAGACACCTCCTCCAAGCCTCAGATGATGAGCTTGGGATCCCAAGTAGCGGAGATGGGCTCTTTCAGTTTGTTGGAGAAGATGGGTTTAACAGTGATCATGGGTTTTCATCTTTGTGTGACAAGATGTGGGAGCTTGAAGATGAGAGAGCTAACTACTATGCTTTCTTGCAATCTGAACTTTTCTTAGGGGGACATTGA